ACAATCTTACTTTTGCATCTAATAATAACAATACCGGCAAAAAATCAGAAAATGCATATCGTGAAAACACACTTGCTCCGACTTGCGCAGTGTTTCTTAGTTGAGTTGACACGATTCTTTTCAAAGATTTAGGAATAATTCCATCACAAAATTCTTTAAAGAAATCATTGTATTCCAAATCTCTGTATGTAGTAGTTGCTCCGATTTTTATTTCATCGTCTTCAACTTTTATGTAATTTAAATCTAATTTTGACAAATCAATCCCAACATTGTAAGAACGACTGCCAGCTTTAAGAAAATGACATCCACCCAAAATTTTATTCATTTTTGATTTCATCAATAACTCATAAGCTTCATCCAACGTTTCAGGACTTTTGAAATCTCTTAATGTAAACATAACCACTCCTTGATTTTAATCAGTCTATATTATATCACAAAAATAGTCGGCTATCTTTTGACAACCGACTAGCGCATGTTATTTATTTTTTTTATGAAATAATTTAAGTCTTAAATATTTTTTGCTTGTTCTTTTTTAGCAATTGATGGCAATATTAGACCCAATCCCAACAATACGACTGGAGTCAAAATGTTAAGCATCAATTTGAAATTCCATTGACTTGTAAATGGTTCCCCTTCTTTTGGAATCATACCTAATATACATGCAAATGCTGTAAATACAAAACACCAACCAGCGATAAATTTACCAAATGATTTTGATTTTGTGAATTTATATTCTACGCCTTGTTTTTCATGTAAGTAGTGTTTTAATGCAAAATATGCCGCAAATACCCACATATAACGCATTGGCATTACTATTGAGTTCAAATCCAACAACCAGTTGTACAATTCATTTGAGTTTCCAATTCCCAATGCTGGAATAATAATCAAAATACTAACCAAAATTGTAGTTAATTTATATCCACCAACTGGAACTTTTTTGTCGTTGATTTTTCTCAAGAAGTTTGGAACGTATTTTGCATCTGCTTCACTCAATAAAAGTTTAAGCGGTGCGTCGATACTCATAACCAAAGCTGCTGCTTGTCCAGCGAAGTTTGTCAAAGCATATATGATAACAAGTGATGAACCTATTCCATAATATTGTCCCAATTTTTCAAATGCGTAGTAAGCGCCATTCATTTTTAAGTCGTTTGCAACATTTGTTGTATCGAACATCATCCCCATTGCAACTGAACCTAAAATCGCAGATACAGTTACCATCAAAGCCATAATTAACATAGCTTTTGGGAAATTTTTCCCTGCATCTTGTGTATCATTTACATATGGTGAGATTTTTTCACAACCACCTACGGCAAACACTAACATGGATATCGTCGTTAAATAATGCAAATTAAAATTAGGCAGATAAGTTTTGATGCTCATCATGTTTGGAGATGCAACTTCTACTCCTCTTAATGCAGGAGCTGCCAACATTAACAAAATAAATAAAATACCCATCACAAAACTTGCAGTACCGGCAATTGAACCTAAAACTTTTATAGATTTAATACCATTTGCAGCTAAAAGCACGAATAATAAAAATATTATTAACACTAATGCTTGTAGTACAATTGGATTTAAAGATTTTACCATTTTAGGATTTCTAAAAATCGCCCATGAACCTGCAACCATTAAGTTTTGTGGTTTTTGTGCTAAATATGGGATATGTACTACCCAATAAGTCCAGCCAGACAAATAAGCTAGTAATGGTCCCATTGTTTGTTTTATCCAATAGCTAAGTCCTGATTGTCCTTCTTTGAAAGTTGAACCAAGTTCTCCAACCATCAATGAATAAGGAATAAAATACAAAGCCATTATGAATATCCAACTTGTAATAACTGTCAAACCTTGGTTAGCGTAGTTATTAACAACATTTCCAAAACCCCATACAACTGTGAATCCCATCCAAATCAGATTGGTCACTGTAAGCGATTTTTTCTTTTGATCGTCAATTAAAACATCGTTTTTCATATTTCCCTCCTAATTAGATTATAGCAAAATTTATTTTTGTTGGGAACATTTTTCAATAAAAAATAGCTTCCAGATTTACTAGAAGCTACTTGATATTTTATTTTGAATAATTTTCTATTATTTTCAAAACCAAATCCGATGCTTTTTTCATTTGGTCGATAGATAATAATTCGTGCTTTCCATGGAAGGCATATCCACCAGTGAAAATGTTCGGGCATGGAAGTCCTTTGTATGATAATTGTGCTCCATCAGTACCACCTCTGATTGGTTGAACTAATGGTTTTATTCCCAAATCTTCCATTGATTTATAAGCCAAATCCACAATTTCCATTACAGGTTCTATTTTTTCTTTCATGTTGTAATAGCTATCTTTCATGTCTAATTCGATAGCGTTGTTGTATTTCACATTCAAGAATTGGACTAATTTTTCCAAATAAGATTTCTTTTCGTCGAATTTTTTCTTGTCGTGATCTCTGATTATGAATTTCATAACGGTATTTTCAACAGATCCTTCGAATGATGTCAACAAATAAAATCCTTCGTAATGTTCAGTGTGTTCTGGTCTTTGAGCTACTGGAAGTTCATTGAATAATTCCATACCGATTAATTGTGAATTAATCATAGTATTTTTTGCACTACCAGGGTGAACATTTTTACCGTGAATAGTTATTGTCGCACCTGCTGCATTGAAGTTTTCGTATTCCAATTCTCCAATTGGGCCACCATCCAAAGTATATGCAAAATCAGCTCCGAATTTTTCTACATCGAACAAATCAGCTCCTCTGCCTATTTCTTCATCAGGAGTAAATCCAATTTTAATTGTTGGATGCTTAATATCTTTGTTTTCACATAATTTATTTACAGCGTCCATTATAATCGCGATACCAGATTTATCATCAGCACCCAAAAGTGTAGTTCCATCTGTATGAATTAAAGTTTGTCCTTCCAAATCTTTTAAAAATGGAAAATCTTCCACAGTTGTAGTGACAGTATCAGATAATTTGATGTCTCCACCTTTGTATTCCAAAATTTGTGGTTTTACATTTTCCCCTGACATATCAGGAGCAGTATCCATGTGAGAAATAAATCCGATAGATTTGGATTCTCTATCTAAGTTTGATTCTAATGATGCATACACATATCCATTTTCGTCCATGTGCGCATTGTCGATTCCCATTTCTTTTAGTTGTTTAACCAAAAGATTACCCAAATCTTTTTGTCTAGCTGTTGATGGACAAGTTTCGCTTGATTCATCACTTGTAGTGTAAATCTTCGCGTATTCAATAAATCTATCAACTATATCTATCATAATTTTCTCCTATTTAATAACTTCCTTTTCTTCCCAAGATTTTTTAACTGCGTTTGCAACATTTCTTGCAACATCTTTGTTAAATGCTTCTGGCAAAATTCTTTCTTCTGTTGGTTGTTCAACCATGTGAGCAATAGCATAAGCTGCTGATAATTTCATATCGTCAGTAATTCTGTCAGCTTTTGCATCCAATGCGCCTCTGAATATTCCAGGGAATACCAATACATTGTTAACTTGGTTAGGATAATCACTTCTACCTGTACCAACTACTCTTGCACCAGCTTCTTTCGCTTCGTCAGGATAGATTTCTGGAACTGGATTAGCCATTGCTAAAACAATAGAATCGTGGTTCATTGAAGATACCATTTCTTTTGTTAAGATTCCAGGAGCAGAAACTCCGATGAAAATATCTGCATTTTCCATCGCAGTTTTCAAATCGCCTTTAACTTTATTAGGGTTAGTTGTTCTAGCGATTTCTCTTCTAGCTTCGTCAAGTTTTTCATCATCAGGATCAATAATTCCACGGCTATTTAAGATTAAATTATTCTTAGCACCAGCTAATGTTAATAAGTTAGAAATTGCAATACCTGCAGCACCTGCACCGCTGATTACGATTTTGACATCAGAAATATCTTTCTTAACAATTCTCAACGCATTTATAACTGCTGATAATACGATAACAGCAGTACCGTGTTGGTCGTCGTGGAATACTGGAATATCTAATTCTTCGATTAATCTTTTTTCGATTTCAAAACATCTTGGAGCTGCAATATCTTCAAGATTAATTCCGCCAAATGAAGGAGAAATTGCTTTCACAGTTCTAATAATTTCTTCAGTGTCTTGAGTGTTCAAGCAAATAGGAAATGCATCAACATTACCGAATTCTTTAAATAAAACTGATTTACCTTCCATAACAGGCATACCAGCAATTCCACCGATATTTCCCAAACCTAAAACTGCAGAACCATCAGTTACAACAGCAACCATATTTCCTTTATTTGTATATTTATATGCTAAATCATTGTCTTCATGAATTTTCTTACAAGGTTCAGCAACACCAGGAGTGTAAGCCAACGCCAAATCCATAGCGTCATTAACTTTTACTTTAGATACTACTTCTAATTTCCCTTGATTTTTTTCGTGAAGTTCAAGAGCTTTTTGTTTGATTTCTTCGATATTCATTTTTCACCTCATAAATTTTCAAATAATTTTCAACAAAACTGTTGAATAACATTATTACAATATAATTTTAACACTAAAGCCCAACTATTCCAAACAAAAAGAGGTATTATTTAAAATACCTCAATTAATTTAGAAAAATATTGGAACTAAAACAGATGCCAATAAAATTATTAACGCTCCTCCCAAACGAGAAGATATTTGTGCAAATGGCATCAATTCCATTCTATCTGCAGCCGTAAGAACAGCAACATCGCCAGTACCGCCCATGTTAGCCATGCACAATCCTGCTGTTAAAGCTGTTTCGATTGGATAGAATCCTACGAAATATCCCACGATTCCAGCACCAATGATAGCGCCTAATACTACTGCAATTACAAGAACAACATAACTTGGTGTAAATGCTTCAAAGATTTGTCCCAAATTAGTGTAAGCCATACCAATGCCAAGCATAAGTGCTGCAGTAAAGTTTTTGGCTACGAAATTGTACCAACCTTCAGCAACGTGTTCGATTTTTTCTGGAACAATTCCTGCTGCCTTAACTATAACTACAGAAATAATCATCCAAGCATAAGAGTGGATTTTGATCCCGATCTTTTCGAACAAGAATGCTAATATTGCGCCAAATGTGAAAAATGCTGTTGCAATTACAATTCCTGCACCATAATCTTTAACATCTTCAAGAACAATATTTTCTTTCTTATCAGCCTTCAAACTATCATCGTCACTTCTAACTAATTGACCATTACCAGTTAAACTTGGTTTTACTTTTCCTAATCTGTTCAACAAACCACCTGCAACGATTGCCATAGCATTACCCAATGCAACCGCTGGAACAAGTTTACTCAAAATAGTTTCTGACGGAATGTTCAATGCTGATTCGAAAACTTTTGAAATAGGTACAGCACCTGCTCCCATTCCACCACCCATAATTGGGATACCGATGTATGCGATAGATTCACC
This Finegoldia magna ATCC 53516 DNA region includes the following protein-coding sequences:
- a CDS encoding FAD binding domain-containing protein, which encodes MFTLRDFKSPETLDEAYELLMKSKMNKILGGCHFLKAGSRSYNVGIDLSKLDLNYIKVEDDEIKIGATTTYRDLEYNDFFKEFCDGIIPKSLKRIVSTQLRNTAQVGASVFSRYAFSDFLPVLLLLDAKVRLYNNGVMSVEEFLNSDIKKDILVEVIIPNKNINCVQFVQRLCCKDFPIAIVSVSKIDGKYKVVFGARPQKAMVMRDVSDEINANGFDREKTLELIDEYIGSNNKAKKKYRKLLFVGLLEKALGELQ
- a CDS encoding APC family permease — protein: MKNDVLIDDQKKKSLTVTNLIWMGFTVVWGFGNVVNNYANQGLTVITSWIFIMALYFIPYSLMVGELGSTFKEGQSGLSYWIKQTMGPLLAYLSGWTYWVVHIPYLAQKPQNLMVAGSWAIFRNPKMVKSLNPIVLQALVLIIFLLFVLLAANGIKSIKVLGSIAGTASFVMGILFILLMLAAPALRGVEVASPNMMSIKTYLPNFNLHYLTTISMLVFAVGGCEKISPYVNDTQDAGKNFPKAMLIMALMVTVSAILGSVAMGMMFDTTNVANDLKMNGAYYAFEKLGQYYGIGSSLVIIYALTNFAGQAAALVMSIDAPLKLLLSEADAKYVPNFLRKINDKKVPVGGYKLTTILVSILIIIPALGIGNSNELYNWLLDLNSIVMPMRYMWVFAAYFALKHYLHEKQGVEYKFTKSKSFGKFIAGWCFVFTAFACILGMIPKEGEPFTSQWNFKLMLNILTPVVLLGLGLILPSIAKKEQAKNI
- the pepT gene encoding peptidase T, which codes for MIDIVDRFIEYAKIYTTSDESSETCPSTARQKDLGNLLVKQLKEMGIDNAHMDENGYVYASLESNLDRESKSIGFISHMDTAPDMSGENVKPQILEYKGGDIKLSDTVTTTVEDFPFLKDLEGQTLIHTDGTTLLGADDKSGIAIIMDAVNKLCENKDIKHPTIKIGFTPDEEIGRGADLFDVEKFGADFAYTLDGGPIGELEYENFNAAGATITIHGKNVHPGSAKNTMINSQLIGMELFNELPVAQRPEHTEHYEGFYLLTSFEGSVENTVMKFIIRDHDKKKFDEKKSYLEKLVQFLNVKYNNAIELDMKDSYYNMKEKIEPVMEIVDLAYKSMEDLGIKPLVQPIRGGTDGAQLSYKGLPCPNIFTGGYAFHGKHELLSIDQMKKASDLVLKIIENYSK
- a CDS encoding NAD(P)-dependent malic enzyme; translated protein: MNIEEIKQKALELHEKNQGKLEVVSKVKVNDAMDLALAYTPGVAEPCKKIHEDNDLAYKYTNKGNMVAVVTDGSAVLGLGNIGGIAGMPVMEGKSVLFKEFGNVDAFPICLNTQDTEEIIRTVKAISPSFGGINLEDIAAPRCFEIEKRLIEELDIPVFHDDQHGTAVIVLSAVINALRIVKKDISDVKIVISGAGAAGIAISNLLTLAGAKNNLILNSRGIIDPDDEKLDEARREIARTTNPNKVKGDLKTAMENADIFIGVSAPGILTKEMVSSMNHDSIVLAMANPVPEIYPDEAKEAGARVVGTGRSDYPNQVNNVLVFPGIFRGALDAKADRITDDMKLSAAYAIAHMVEQPTEERILPEAFNKDVARNVANAVKKSWEEKEVIK
- a CDS encoding 2-hydroxycarboxylate transporter family protein, which produces MDKKIAGLKIPYFIIACVIIVVSFIFDVLPNGMVGAFLFLIVFGELLNLIGNHTPIIKTYLGGGAIVSIFVGAAITYYKWLPAESIKSINTFMTKGGFLDFYIAALITGSILGMNRKLLIKAAIRYLPCILGSVIVALLLVGGVGLLFGKSVGESIAYIGIPIMGGGMGAGAVPISKVFESALNIPSETILSKLVPAVALGNAMAIVAGGLLNRLGKVKPSLTGNGQLVRSDDDSLKADKKENIVLEDVKDYGAGIVIATAFFTFGAILAFLFEKIGIKIHSYAWMIISVVIVKAAGIVPEKIEHVAEGWYNFVAKNFTAALMLGIGMAYTNLGQIFEAFTPSYVVLVIAVVLGAIIGAGIVGYFVGFYPIETALTAGLCMANMGGTGDVAVLTAADRMELMPFAQISSRLGGALIILLASVLVPIFF